Genomic window (Thomasclavelia spiroformis DSM 1552):
GATATGGAAATAAATAATCTTAATGTTTTAAAGGAAGAGGTGAAATAATGGAATTGTGGTTTAGTGAAAGACATACTAAAGGTGTTAAGTTTTCGATTAAAGTTGATCGTCAGTTGTTTAGTGGTCATAGTGAATTTCAAAGAATTGATATATTTGATTCTAAAGAGTTTGGACGTTTTTTAGCATTAGATGGTTATATGATGTTAACAGAAAAAGATGAATTCATTTATCATGAAATGATTGTTCATGTTCCTATGGCAGTACATCCTAATGTAAAAAAAGTTTTAGTTATAGGTGCCGGTGATGGTGGTGTGATTCGTGAATTATGCCGTTATGAAACAATTGAAACAATTGATATGGTAGAAATTGATGAATTAGTTGTTGAGGTAAGTAAAAAATATTTACCAACTACAGCATGTTGTTTTGATGATCCGCGATTAAATATATATTATCAAGATGGCTTAAAATTTGTTCGTACTAAAGAAAATGAATATGATTTAATTATTGTTGATTCAACAGATCCATTTGGACCAGGTGAAGGACTTTTTACAAAAGAATTTTATGGGAACTGCTTTAAAGCATTAAATGAAACGGGAATTATGGTAAATCAGCATGAAAGTCCATTTTATCAAGATGATGCTGTTGCAATGCAACGTGCTCATAAACGAATTGTTGAAAGTTTCCCAATTTCTAGAGTATATCAAGCGCATATTCCAACTTATCCTTCAGGACATTGGTTATTTGGTTTTGCTTCCAAAAAATATCATCCAATCAAGGATTTTCAAAAGACAAAATGGAATGCTCGGGGAATGCAAACTAGATATTATAATACCGGAATACATGTAGGAGCATTTGCTTTGCCAAATTATGTTGAGGAGTTACTTAGAGATGTGGAATAAAAATATTGAAACTTTTATTGGTTTAGACGCTTCTTTTGAAGAAGCAAGTTGTGTAATTTTTGGGGCTCCAATGGATAGTACTACATCCTATCGCCCAGGAACCAGATTTGCTTCAAGTGCGATCCGTAAGGAATCTTTTGGTATCGAAACCTATAGTCCTTATCAAGATAAAGATTTAGAAGATATTAGTGTTTTCGATGGTGGTGATTTAGAATTGCCATTTGGAAATCCTCGTAAAGCCTTAGATATGATTAAAGAGACAACTAAAAAAATTATCGATGCTAATAAACTGCCATGTATGATTGGTGGTGAACATTTAGTTAGTTTAGGGGCTATTGAAGCTGTATACGAAAAATATCCTGATTTACGAATTATTCACTTTGATGCCCATACTGATTTACGTGATGAATATCTTGGAGAAAAATTATCTCATGCTTCAGTAATTAGAAGAGCTTATGATTTAGTTGGTGATCATAGAATTTATCAATTTGGTATTCGTAGCGGTGAACGAACTGAGTTTTATTGGGCTAAAGAACATACATTTTTAAATAAATTTAATTTTAATAATTTAGAACTAGCAATTAAAGAAAGTCAAGGGTATCCAGTCTATTTTACAATTGATCTTGATGTATTAGATCCTAGTGTTTTTCCAGGAACTGGAACACCAGAAGCAGGTGGTGTTAATTTTCATGAGTTATTAGATGCAATCATTAAAGTAAGTTCATTAAATGTAGTAGCGATGGATATTAATGAACTATCACCAATTTATGATTCAAGTGGCGCTTCAACAGCGATAGCTTGTAAAGTATTAAGAGAATTATTATTAGCAATGAATAAAGGAGAGAAATAAATGAAAAGAACATTA
Coding sequences:
- the speE gene encoding polyamine aminopropyltransferase; the encoded protein is MELWFSERHTKGVKFSIKVDRQLFSGHSEFQRIDIFDSKEFGRFLALDGYMMLTEKDEFIYHEMIVHVPMAVHPNVKKVLVIGAGDGGVIRELCRYETIETIDMVEIDELVVEVSKKYLPTTACCFDDPRLNIYYQDGLKFVRTKENEYDLIIVDSTDPFGPGEGLFTKEFYGNCFKALNETGIMVNQHESPFYQDDAVAMQRAHKRIVESFPISRVYQAHIPTYPSGHWLFGFASKKYHPIKDFQKTKWNARGMQTRYYNTGIHVGAFALPNYVEELLRDVE
- the speB gene encoding agmatinase, whose product is MWNKNIETFIGLDASFEEASCVIFGAPMDSTTSYRPGTRFASSAIRKESFGIETYSPYQDKDLEDISVFDGGDLELPFGNPRKALDMIKETTKKIIDANKLPCMIGGEHLVSLGAIEAVYEKYPDLRIIHFDAHTDLRDEYLGEKLSHASVIRRAYDLVGDHRIYQFGIRSGERTEFYWAKEHTFLNKFNFNNLELAIKESQGYPVYFTIDLDVLDPSVFPGTGTPEAGGVNFHELLDAIIKVSSLNVVAMDINELSPIYDSSGASTAIACKVLRELLLAMNKGEK